In Capsicum annuum cultivar UCD-10X-F1 chromosome 7, UCD10Xv1.1, whole genome shotgun sequence, one genomic interval encodes:
- the LOC107877817 gene encoding uncharacterized protein LOC107877817 isoform X1, with protein sequence MDMVNLRLLELLEFLVCCWLRLEVLDGMLQMFCWYCGLQHLKLLISLICTCTSNIIADITMESIWIIFSLLSNRAVEVNEMWKLRQKELELENRLNRKSADKKSDTCHSFSVLERRSRERCDTDSGTSRSKKREVEDSHSCEEEGLGDAEIEEFLHLRIKRARGTVGSRMDEAGPYLPSSPDPREKESASPNMKLSKVHRYHAVIGPEKPDWLNSTVSSENESLSDDKIKIPKKAKSSPAGSTTVKAVGSDGLADGNSPGLSSITVDNSVEFTYEELAPTTNDQYYILHTFHICQS encoded by the exons ATG GACATGGTAAATTTGAGACTCTTGGAGCTCTTGGAATTTCTGGTGTGCTGTTGGCTACGGCTGGAGGTATTGGATGGCATGCTTCAGATGTTCTGCTG GTATTGTGGTCTGCAGCACCTGAAGTTGTTAATCAGTCTCATCTGCACATGCACGAGCAACATCATAGCGGACATCACCATGGAATCGATATGGATCATCTTTTCCTTGCTTT CTAACCGCGCTGTTGAAGTAAATGAAATGTGGAAGTTAAGGCAGAAAGAGCTGGAGCTTGAAAACAGGCTCAACCGGAAGTCGGCAGATAAGAAGAGTGATACGTGTCATAGTTTTAGCGTCTTGGAAAGGAGGTCACGTGAGAGATGTGATACTGATTCAGGCACAAGTAGATCAAAGAAAAGGGAGGTAGAAGATTCTCATTCATGTGAAGAAGAAGGCTTGGGAGATGCTGAAATTGAGGAATTTTTACATTTGAG GATTAAGCGGGCCAGGGGGACTGTTGGGTCACGGATGGATGAAGCTGGTCCTTACCTTCCTTCTAGTCCGGATCCCAGAGAAAAAGAGTCAGCAAGTCCTAATATGAAACTAAGCAAAGTACACAGATATCATGCCGTAATTGGTCCAGAGAAGCCCGACTGGCTGAATTCCACTGTTTCTTCAGAAAATGAATCTCTGTCAGATGATAAGATAAAGATCCCAAAGAAGGCTAAATCCA GCCCAGCAGGCAGCACAACAGTTAAAGCAGTAGGTTCCGATGGCTTGGCTGATGGCAATTCTCCAGGGCTTTCAAGCATAACTGTGGATAATTCTGTTGAGTTCACTTATGAAGAGCTGGCTCCTACGACTAATGACCAGTATTATATCCTGCATACTTTTCATATATGCCAATCCTAA
- the LOC107877817 gene encoding uncharacterized protein LOC107877817 isoform X2 — MLVRITKRAGERVGSGLMKANVEKANRAVEVNEMWKLRQKELELENRLNRKSADKKSDTCHSFSVLERRSRERCDTDSGTSRSKKREVEDSHSCEEEGLGDAEIEEFLHLRIKRARGTVGSRMDEAGPYLPSSPDPREKESASPNMKLSKVHRYHAVIGPEKPDWLNSTVSSENESLSDDKIKIPKKAKSSPAGSTTVKAVGSDGLADGNSPGLSSITVDNSVEFTYEELAPTTNDQYYILHTFHICQS, encoded by the exons atgttGGTCCGGATTACAAAAAGAGCAGGAGAAAGGGTTGGCAGTGGGCTAATGAAAGCCAATgttgaaaaag CTAACCGCGCTGTTGAAGTAAATGAAATGTGGAAGTTAAGGCAGAAAGAGCTGGAGCTTGAAAACAGGCTCAACCGGAAGTCGGCAGATAAGAAGAGTGATACGTGTCATAGTTTTAGCGTCTTGGAAAGGAGGTCACGTGAGAGATGTGATACTGATTCAGGCACAAGTAGATCAAAGAAAAGGGAGGTAGAAGATTCTCATTCATGTGAAGAAGAAGGCTTGGGAGATGCTGAAATTGAGGAATTTTTACATTTGAG GATTAAGCGGGCCAGGGGGACTGTTGGGTCACGGATGGATGAAGCTGGTCCTTACCTTCCTTCTAGTCCGGATCCCAGAGAAAAAGAGTCAGCAAGTCCTAATATGAAACTAAGCAAAGTACACAGATATCATGCCGTAATTGGTCCAGAGAAGCCCGACTGGCTGAATTCCACTGTTTCTTCAGAAAATGAATCTCTGTCAGATGATAAGATAAAGATCCCAAAGAAGGCTAAATCCA GCCCAGCAGGCAGCACAACAGTTAAAGCAGTAGGTTCCGATGGCTTGGCTGATGGCAATTCTCCAGGGCTTTCAAGCATAACTGTGGATAATTCTGTTGAGTTCACTTATGAAGAGCTGGCTCCTACGACTAATGACCAGTATTATATCCTGCATACTTTTCATATATGCCAATCCTAA
- the LOC107877817 gene encoding uncharacterized protein LOC107877817 isoform X4 gives MACFRCSAANRAVEVNEMWKLRQKELELENRLNRKSADKKSDTCHSFSVLERRSRERCDTDSGTSRSKKREVEDSHSCEEEGLGDAEIEEFLHLRIKRARGTVGSRMDEAGPYLPSSPDPREKESASPNMKLSKVHRYHAVIGPEKPDWLNSTVSSENESLSDDKIKIPKKAKSSPAGSTTVKAVGSDGLADGNSPGLSSITVDNSVEFTYEELAPTTNDQYYILHTFHICQS, from the exons ATGGCATGCTTCAGATGTTCTGCTG CTAACCGCGCTGTTGAAGTAAATGAAATGTGGAAGTTAAGGCAGAAAGAGCTGGAGCTTGAAAACAGGCTCAACCGGAAGTCGGCAGATAAGAAGAGTGATACGTGTCATAGTTTTAGCGTCTTGGAAAGGAGGTCACGTGAGAGATGTGATACTGATTCAGGCACAAGTAGATCAAAGAAAAGGGAGGTAGAAGATTCTCATTCATGTGAAGAAGAAGGCTTGGGAGATGCTGAAATTGAGGAATTTTTACATTTGAG GATTAAGCGGGCCAGGGGGACTGTTGGGTCACGGATGGATGAAGCTGGTCCTTACCTTCCTTCTAGTCCGGATCCCAGAGAAAAAGAGTCAGCAAGTCCTAATATGAAACTAAGCAAAGTACACAGATATCATGCCGTAATTGGTCCAGAGAAGCCCGACTGGCTGAATTCCACTGTTTCTTCAGAAAATGAATCTCTGTCAGATGATAAGATAAAGATCCCAAAGAAGGCTAAATCCA GCCCAGCAGGCAGCACAACAGTTAAAGCAGTAGGTTCCGATGGCTTGGCTGATGGCAATTCTCCAGGGCTTTCAAGCATAACTGTGGATAATTCTGTTGAGTTCACTTATGAAGAGCTGGCTCCTACGACTAATGACCAGTATTATATCCTGCATACTTTTCATATATGCCAATCCTAA
- the LOC107877817 gene encoding uncharacterized protein LOC107877817 isoform X3, with protein sequence MESIWIIFSLLSNRAVEVNEMWKLRQKELELENRLNRKSADKKSDTCHSFSVLERRSRERCDTDSGTSRSKKREVEDSHSCEEEGLGDAEIEEFLHLRIKRARGTVGSRMDEAGPYLPSSPDPREKESASPNMKLSKVHRYHAVIGPEKPDWLNSTVSSENESLSDDKIKIPKKAKSSPAGSTTVKAVGSDGLADGNSPGLSSITVDNSVEFTYEELAPTTNDQYYILHTFHICQS encoded by the exons ATGGAATCGATATGGATCATCTTTTCCTTGCTTT CTAACCGCGCTGTTGAAGTAAATGAAATGTGGAAGTTAAGGCAGAAAGAGCTGGAGCTTGAAAACAGGCTCAACCGGAAGTCGGCAGATAAGAAGAGTGATACGTGTCATAGTTTTAGCGTCTTGGAAAGGAGGTCACGTGAGAGATGTGATACTGATTCAGGCACAAGTAGATCAAAGAAAAGGGAGGTAGAAGATTCTCATTCATGTGAAGAAGAAGGCTTGGGAGATGCTGAAATTGAGGAATTTTTACATTTGAG GATTAAGCGGGCCAGGGGGACTGTTGGGTCACGGATGGATGAAGCTGGTCCTTACCTTCCTTCTAGTCCGGATCCCAGAGAAAAAGAGTCAGCAAGTCCTAATATGAAACTAAGCAAAGTACACAGATATCATGCCGTAATTGGTCCAGAGAAGCCCGACTGGCTGAATTCCACTGTTTCTTCAGAAAATGAATCTCTGTCAGATGATAAGATAAAGATCCCAAAGAAGGCTAAATCCA GCCCAGCAGGCAGCACAACAGTTAAAGCAGTAGGTTCCGATGGCTTGGCTGATGGCAATTCTCCAGGGCTTTCAAGCATAACTGTGGATAATTCTGTTGAGTTCACTTATGAAGAGCTGGCTCCTACGACTAATGACCAGTATTATATCCTGCATACTTTTCATATATGCCAATCCTAA
- the LOC107877816 gene encoding amidophosphoribosyltransferase 2, chloroplastic-like codes for MLLALARRYSNERYSDGQWMVNAVIAAATKTLPKPYNHHRTLTTCASKNPLTDVVHSGQPDPDGHSFGSYFDADDKPREECGVVGIYGDSEASRLCYLELHALQHRGQEGAGIVCVNDNVHKSITGVGLVSDVFSESKLDQLPGDLAIGHVRYSTAGASMLKNVQPFVASYRFGSVGVAHNGNLVNYKQLRGELEENGSIFNTSSDTEVVLHLIAISKARPFLLRIVEACEKIEGAYSMVFGTEDKLVAVRDPYGFRPLVMGRRSNGAIVFASETCALDLIEANYEREVLPGEVVVVDKGVQSICLMPHPERKSCIFEHIYFALPNSVVFGRSVYESRRAFGEILATEAPVECDVVIAVPEHIYFALPNSVVHINTYFEQNFNCAYRSGVESSEWCGIAVI; via the exons ATGCTGCTAGCACTGGCACGTCGTTATAGCAACGAGCGCTATAGCGATGGTCAATGGATGGTCAACGCCGTTATAGCGGCAG CCACTAAAACCCTCCCTAAACCCTACAACCACCACAGAACTCTCACCACTTGCGCCTCCAAAAACCCATTAACCGACGTCGTTCATTCGGGTCAACCCGACCCGGATGGACATTCATTCGGGTCGTATTTCGATGCTGACGATAAACCTCGGGAAGAGTGCGGCGTTGTGGGTATATATGGCGACTCTGAAGCTTCTCGTCTTTGCTATTTAGAACTTCATGCTCTTCAACACCGTGGTCAAGAAGGCGCTGGAATTGTATGCGTTAATGATAACGTGCATAAGTCGATTACTGGTGTTGGGTTGGTTTCTGATGTGTTTAGCGAGTCGAAACTTGATCAATTACCGGGTGATTTGGCTATTGGTCATGTAAGGTATTCTACTGCTGGTGCATCTATGTTGAAGAATGTTCAACCTTTCGTTGCTAGTTATAGATTTGGGTCAGTTGGTGTTGCTCATAATGGGAATTTAGTGAATTATAAACAACTTCGTGGTGAATTGGAGGAGAATGGGTCGATATTTAATACGAGTTCTGATACTGAAGTGGTTCTTCACCTTATTGCTATATCGAAAGCAAGGCCTTTTCTTTTGAGGATTGTTGAAGCTTGTGAAAAGATTGAGGGTGCTTATTCTATGGTGTTTGGTACTGAGGATAAGTTGGTTGCTGTTAGGGATCCTTATGGTTTTAGGCCATTGGTTATGGGTAGGAGAAGTAATGGTGCTATTGTTTTCGCCTCTGAGACATGTGCTTTGGATTTGATTGAGGCTAATTATGAAAGGGAGGTACTTCCTGGTGAGGTTGTTGTGGTGGACAAAGGGGTTCAGTCTATTTGTTTGATGCCTCATCCCGAACGTAAGTCTTGTATCTTTGAGCATATTTACTTTGCATTGCCTAATTCAGTGGTGTTTGGAAGGTCTGTTTATGAGTCTAGGCGTGCTTTCGGGGAAATTCTAGCTACTGAAGCTCCCGTGGAATGTGATGTTGTGATTGCTGTTCCTGAGCATATTTACTTTGCATTGCCTAATTCAGTGGtccatataaatacatattttgaacAAAATTTTAACTGTGCATATAGAAGTGGAGTTGAGA GTTCTGAGTGGTGTGGCATTGCTGTCATTTAA